A stretch of DNA from Carassius carassius chromosome 22, fCarCar2.1, whole genome shotgun sequence:
GGCAGCAAAGACTATTTCCGAGAACAGGACATCTACCTTCCCATCGCAAATGTTGCCCGCATCATGAAGAATGCCATCCCACAGACTGGAAAGGTAATATCAGGGAATTTTAAAATTGTTTCCCAGTTCGGAgaactcataataataataataataataataaactgttttcaatattttattagctttttaacTGCAATCTATTTCAAATCCTAATCTTGTGTATAAGTAACCTTGATTGCTTCTGTCTTCTCTCTTTTTAAATTACAGATAGCAAAGGATGCAAAAGAGTGTGTTcaggagtgtgtgagtgagttcaTCAGCTTCATGACATCTGAGGCCAGTGAGAGATGCCATCAAGAGAAACGCAAAACCATAAACGGAGAGGACATCCTGTTTGCTATGTCCACTCTGGGTTTTGACATGTACGTGGAGCCACTTAAAGTCTACCTGCAGAAGTTCAGAGAGGTATTACTCAATCTGCAAAATTAACAGTAAATTGAAGATCATGGTTTAAAAACACCAATAtcaataacatcaatacaagttgAAGTTGAATATAAAGGACTTTATAGTTTGAATAAAGATACATCGCTTGCACTTATGATGTAGAATATTGCTGAATGTAATTTGTAGAAAAGCAATACCTGCATGTGttatcataaatataatttttaaagcaCAAATTGTGGTTAGAAGTGAAGTAACATTTATGTTTCCAAGGCAATGAAGGGTGAGAAAGGAGTCACTCCGGTTACAGTGAGCGAAGGCCTTGGAGAAGAGCTTACAGATGACAGTTTCAGTAAGTGCAAACTCTTTCATGTataaagcttatatatatatagcttgatTCATGCATGTGTATTTCCCTTCCCTCCTTAGCAAGTTCCATGttcaaaaaatgtaatgcaaaatcaaaacatatggcactattttcTTGCATATTTACAGTTATTAGTGTTTTAAAAGGTTTCCGTACTGAATTAATGTTGTGTTTAACTTCCAGCCGGTCAGTTGCCTGCAGGACTGATCACTGCAGACGGCCAGCAACAGAACGTGATGGTATACACCACTTCGTACCAGCAGGTTAGTTTGTAAACCAACCCATGTTAAAATACTGATATGACTTAAAATTCTTAATGTTTGAATAAAAAGATCTGACACTGAACCATTTTCTCTAGTAAATTTTAGTTCTGCTCCGTGTTTAAACCTTTTCTCCTCCTTTAGATCCCTGGCGTGCAGCAGATACAGTTCTCATGACTGAAGACCGGCACGAGTATATCTAATAGCCTGTCCAGTGTCCAGACAGACTTATCTCTTGCCTTGCAAAGTTTTCAGGTCCGTGCTGGAAGACCAAGAGATGCCCGGTTACCAGAGCAGGAACAAAAGTGCCTGTTGCCAGGAGGCTGATTAGATCTAAAGTTATGTCTTGTAATTCATTCAGTATTATATTTAGGCCAGTTTGGGAGGAGGGAGGGGGGTTTCcttgtatttaataatttacaatttTTGGGATGGGGCAGTGGGCAGACGGAAAGGCCATATTAACAATTTACATTCTCAGAATTGAGGGAGTTCTCATTTCATATGATATTTGATCTTAATTAACATATTGAACTGACATTATGCTGATTctttgaataaataaaagtgaactgTCTTCTTTGAATCTTGTTTAAGATCTTAAAAAAATTAACCGATAAAAATGGTCAAGATCAAAATTAATTGGAACAAATGTGTGCTTTGCCAATAATTAATTTGTCAATAACAGaggtttcaaactgaattttattGGAATACATTTTTAGTCAATTTTAGTCTACACGAGAAGACCATTATGGGAGTGTATGCCAAAATGCTCTATATTTGACTTAAATGTTATGggacagatgtaaaaaaaaaaaaaaaaaaaaccagagtGGTCACAAAAAGAAATTCCAAGATTTTGCGTTCAATAAAGGGTTGTGGTGCATCACATTCCTGACAATGTTTTTAAGAGCTATGTTTGAAATCGCACAATGTGTGTCATTAATACTCTCTGAAGCTCTCTAGGTTAGTGGCATGCTAATAGAACATAATACAGATATAATCTCTTATGTACAACTGCAGAAGCAATTTTACAAATGGGATATTAAAAATCCCCCAGTAGACAGATTATACTAATTGTGCAGGGTAAATGTTAAAGTAGATGTATTATAATGTTTAGTGCACTGAATATTTAACCCAAATTGCAGAATTTcagcttttaatgtttttgtaaaggcaaaacaactaaaaatataaGTTTCCAGTTAAAAGTCTGTTAAGAGTAAGACCTGGATGGCTTTTCGGAAATGAAAAGAGCTCTGGTAGAGCTGTTTGTTCAAACTACTGGCAATTATGCAGTTCTTAAAAATACAGGAGCCTCTTTTTAGAAACATACATGCAGTTTAAGACTTGGCAAAGTGGTTTATGAATTTTGCTCACAAAAACTATAGTATGGATTtggagatatttaaaaaaaaaagtgttgtctgGCTATAAgttcataataaaaatacatttatatactcgatataaaaaaaagtgttgaagtaaaatgtacattttatagtGATAATGACCTATTTTACTGATACTGATAAACCTAAAGCCACAGTATAAACAATAGCATGACATTAAAAGgctatcaagatttttttttttttaactggactGGGATCAGTCATCAGAGGAGTTAAATTAAAATGGCAAAAGGCTTTGTGGAATAATAAAGAGAATGAAATGCAGTCCTGAAGTATTAAAGCAGTCAGTACAGCAGCTGGCCGACCATAAGGGGTGAGAGTTCATCTGCAGGTGGAGGACTGATGTCTGTCTGCGTCACTGACGATTTCAGCTTACCGGTACTCGCATCTGTAGGATGATGCGTTCAGCTGTTAGGACTGGACTGTGTGTTGCACTTTAGATTATATTGTAGTGTACACTACTGCTCAGACATTTGGGAAATTAACTAAAGTTATTTTATTTGGcatgaaattgataaaaaaagtgacaatactattacaaaagatttctattttaaatatactgttcttttgaactttatattaatcaaataaacctgaaaaaaagtatcatagattccaaaaaaatattaatcagcaaaacTTTTCACTATTGATGATAAGAAAttattcttgagcagcaaataagcatattagaatgatttctaaaggatcatgtgacactgaagactggagtaatgatgctgaaagtacAACTTTGCCACCAcaagaatacattacattttaaaatatattaaaactgctatttaaaattataataatatttctcaatatagttttactgtatttttggtcaaatatttGGCCAGTAAACATCAACAGCATGAAGAGTGCCATAATAAAGGTAAGTtggctcttaaatatttttttaattaatttaaattatgatTGGTTTGTGAAGTTTAAATGCCATAATTGCTGTTCTTCTACAAGCAACTCTTCTTAAAGACTCATGAAACTGAATTcactttgcatatatatatatatatatatatatatatatatatatatatatatatatatatatatatatgtgtttcaTGGCTTTGACATAAAAACCAAAGACTATTTGAATATGAGACCCACCCCCAACTTCCTGTTCAATAGGACATACATCAACACAAGGAAAATGAGGATTTGATAAAGATACGCTCATGAGTCAAAGCTTTAGAAGTTCTTGCACACCTTGCAGCCAGCGGATCCGAGTCGCTGGACCGTAGCCCTGCTTACTCTTGGCAGCGATTCGGAAGATGACGGCAGGTCGTGCATAGCAGCTGATGTGTGCGTTGCTCAGCTGGCTTTCGCTGACTGTGCATGATGTCTTGGTACTGTGGTAGATTTGGATAAAGGCTAGCTCTCCAGGTTGCTCCATGCTATTCCCTCGACTTTTTCTCACTGCCAAGTACATGGAATATTCAGTGATCAGGTGATATGCACTGAATCTTTATCCTGAAATCATGACATAGCATCTAAAGTGTTTGTTTGCAAACTGTTTGTCATCACTGAGAAGAATGATTGTACCTTTGTGATTTTTACAGCAGATGGGGCTCCAGGAAATCCAGGCTGGCAGGTTTTAAACTCGCTGTGGAAGGGAGTGGAAGGTCTTTCTACACACGACAGATGACAAACTGTTGCTTTCAAAGTTCAGATGTAAACTTTGTTGATGTATCGACTGTCGTCCTTTATCACTCACCTGTTTCCAGGTACCACAGATCTTTGCAGCAAACCTGGTAGTTATTGTACATTTGGTATCCATCTAGCCCACTCCATACATAAAGTCGAGTGTCGACAGTTACTGCGCAGTGTCCAGCTCATGCTTTCGGCCAGTGTGCATTACCCTCTTCCTGTTCAACTAACTGTTCGCCTGAAGCCGATCGCTGCTGGTCTTCTTCCGGTGTCAAGTCATGCCATGTCATTGTGTCTACAGTAAGCAAACCATACCAAGATAAAACACTGAATGTTAATAAAGCAATTTCTGAGATTATCTAGCTGCAggaataatgtaatatttttgatcGTACCAAGGTTTAGCATAGAGAGTTGGTGCAAACCCACTTGACTCCATCCGCGGCAAGTGCGTCCTCTGCCTCTCCAACAGGAACCCAGCCTCCAAACACATAACCTACAACAGGAAGATAAAGAAGACGAGAAATTGTGGAAAAAATGAGACAGTAAGAGGtaaaattatatacaaaataatggaATAATAACCGTTCTGACTGTAGAACCATCTCTGAACATCTTGACTTTATTGAAAAGTGAAATTGAGAGATGAAATGGACAATGGAGTTGTTCAGTCCTGACGTCAAGAGGCTAATTCATCCCTAATGGATTTCTAATGGGTTTTCTGAATAGCAGTTTTGTTAACATTAAACGAAGAGCCTCAATCATTTCTCAAATGGGAATTTTGAAGCCGTTGTGACTTGACATGAAACTGTTAATTGCACTGCTCTGCATcatatttgctgaatgaaatccAATACTTGTTTCTTACGAATCTTGCTGCGctggtttaaaaaacttttttgcattttttgattTCAACAACAATTTGAAAGTTGAAGAAGTCTTGTATTATCCCTTAATCAGCAGAAGAACTGCCACAAAGACATGATTCCTATTTCAGGTCAGGTTACAATTATTTGTTAAAATCTGATTTCCACATGTATAAATTATTCTAAAGATTTATTTTATGCTTAATCCTGAGGCGACAGAATCCAAACAGTGATGGAAAATTATAGATTTAAATTTTATTAGGCATTAACTTTATGTAAAGTTATTTGATTACACAAAGAGTAATGGAAATGGATTATTTGAACATATTTCTTTACTCCTTTGCAGATTGTAagttaaactatatattttttatatttttgttatttcaacTTGATATTTGACTGCATTGAAAGTTtctattgatatttttttttaatctacatcatcatttttttattcttctttaaaATGCACAActttattttcctgtttttaGGACCAGAGACTGAATAGGTCTCTACAGTAAATCAAATCAAAAGAAACATTACTGTGGCATTACTTGCTTCCAATCACACTGGAGGTGTGCAGACTCCTGGGTAGTGGCAGTTGACCTCTGGTTGAAGGCAATGACCAAGTCATAGTCTCTGAAATAATTAGGACATCAGCTTAAATTAAACAAACTATAAAAAAGCGATAGATGTCACACAGCTCTCTTATTTTTATCAGTATGAACAAGGCCTTACCGATGTCTAGTTGCCACAAATCATTTAGTCTGTGCCCACACATTCCCCCAAATATTTAGAGTTTGGGGGCACTTCCACCCTTGACACAGTACACCACCGAACTATGGGATTCCCTGGCTGACAGGCCTCCACCTTTGGTTTCAGGAATGTTCCAGCCTTTAACGCCAGACTGGACCTGCAGCTCTAGCTCATAGAAGTCATCTAAATATCtgcataaaaacacaaacatgcatcATGCCTTTTTGAATTTGACatgaataaatgcatataaacGTGCACACCTTGGAACATTGCCATTTGGGTCTTCACTGTCATTGGCCAATCTGCCTAAAAGGTAACACTTATTAGCATGAAGAGTGAAGCTGTGGCCAATCCGTGGGCATGGAGGTGATGTGTTCCTTGGTGGACGGGGCCTTTAGTTTCTTCCACAGCCATCGACTGGCATGAAAGAACAGTTAGAAATCAGGGCCCTCCTAAAGCTGTGTACTACCATCATGAactattaatgttttaatttaggtATCAACTGAAATACAGTAAGGGATCACCTGCAGTTCATAGAGGCTGTTGGTATACTGGCCAAACTCAACCATCCCACCAAACACCAGGATCCGTGTGCCTTCACAAATGACGCCTCTCACTGCTTGGGAAGGGATATCATCTACCACCGCTTGCTCACTGAAATATGTAGTTTATAACTTTCGTTAATTATTGTGCATTATTGTGTACatgtgaatttaaaaaaagtgtcatgGAATGTCTATTTTAATGTACATAAGCCAGTCAGCATGAATGAATATGAAAACATCATGATAGAGTTTAGAAGCATTCctaacttttttaatgtatattaaccAATGATTTGTTACAATAATTAAGGGAATAAATTGCTGAGAACTACGTGCAATCTGGAGTCACGTCTCtatatgttttataaattatcCATCCACTGTACTAGGTAACTTATGTAGTATATTTAGTGCCCTACCTGAGTTATAAACGTGCAGATTGGTCGCTATTCCTTCGTTTCCACCTCCAAAAACTACCAGCAGCTCTCGTATGGCTACGGGCCGGTGCCCATGCCTCGCCCTCGGAACAGGTCCAGCGTAAGACCGCACTCTTTTCCATATGGGACCCTTATTACTCATATTATCGTTTGATTTTGAAGGCGGACTACACATGCAAACAGTTCGTAGCTCTTCCCCGTGCGTGAAAGCGTGAATGTGCTTTTGCTCAACGTTTAGCGCTCTCGAGGTTTTAAGGCTCCTCC
This window harbors:
- the LOC132098772 gene encoding nuclear transcription factor Y subunit beta-like; protein product: MDGDSSTTDTTQLGITGEYMTGGTYVLQTQDDDGDESFNDHEDGNGSKDYFREQDIYLPIANVARIMKNAIPQTGKIAKDAKECVQECVSEFISFMTSEASERCHQEKRKTINGEDILFAMSTLGFDMYVEPLKVYLQKFREAMKGEKGVTPVTVSEGLGEELTDDSFTGQLPAGLITADGQQQNVMVYTTSYQQIPGVQQIQFS